The Chryseobacterium geocarposphaerae genome window below encodes:
- a CDS encoding GNAT family N-acetyltransferase, producing MSIQIKKAIIKDLETLQNLGKETFYETFSAYNSEEEMQNYLDKSFATEKLTAEINNPDSQFFIAWEESLPVGYLKVNSGKAQTELQDETSLEIERIYVKSSHHGKKVGQILYEKALEIAQEENKKYLWLGVWEENLRAVNFYKKNGFVEFDKHIFRLGNDEQTDLMMKKTLY from the coding sequence ATGTCAATACAAATCAAAAAAGCAATAATAAAAGATTTAGAAACCTTACAAAACCTGGGTAAGGAAACCTTTTATGAAACTTTTTCTGCTTATAACTCTGAAGAAGAAATGCAAAACTATCTGGATAAAAGCTTTGCGACGGAAAAACTAACCGCAGAAATCAATAATCCCGATTCCCAATTCTTTATTGCCTGGGAAGAAAGCCTTCCGGTTGGGTATTTAAAAGTAAATTCAGGAAAGGCGCAGACAGAATTACAGGATGAAACTTCTCTGGAAATTGAAAGAATATATGTGAAAAGCAGTCATCACGGTAAAAAAGTAGGACAGATCCTGTACGAAAAAGCATTGGAAATCGCTCAGGAAGAAAATAAAAAATACCTTTGGCTAGGAGTCTGGGAAGAAAACCTGAGAGCGGTTAATTTTTATAAAAAAAATGGCTTTGTGGAATTTGATAAACATATTTTCAGATTAGGAAATGATGAACAGACCGATCTGATGATGAAAAAAACACTTTATTAA
- a CDS encoding helix-turn-helix domain-containing protein produces the protein MKVNFYKPNHPVLEKYIEGYYFIAKDDSNATLNYITFPDNYFIISACENVLFFRDQNKVEISASNEENIFIDFVSRCNSPVEIRYKQPINEITVYFKPLGIYHFFSSVESRFLKQEIISSDCKEVMKTILTKQDRKNQTDMLEKYWLSKYQEKNLSTIQSIVNDLYSDLKIEEIAEKHTISRQYVNKLCTKFLGKSASEFRKIQRFRNSVSLNKSVKNLTELSYENLFYDQSHFIKNFKNLTKIQPHKFFENVNTEDKNLWFFI, from the coding sequence ATGAAAGTTAATTTCTACAAACCTAATCACCCGGTTCTTGAAAAATATATTGAAGGGTATTACTTTATTGCAAAAGATGATTCCAATGCAACATTGAATTATATCACATTTCCTGATAATTATTTTATTATTTCAGCTTGTGAAAATGTTTTGTTTTTTCGCGATCAAAACAAGGTGGAAATTTCTGCATCCAATGAGGAAAATATTTTTATTGACTTTGTTTCGCGTTGCAATTCTCCTGTGGAAATTCGTTACAAACAGCCCATCAATGAGATTACCGTTTATTTTAAGCCTTTAGGAATCTATCATTTTTTTAGTTCGGTTGAAAGCCGTTTTTTAAAACAGGAAATCATTTCATCAGATTGTAAAGAAGTTATGAAAACTATCTTGACTAAACAAGACAGAAAAAATCAGACTGATATGCTGGAAAAATACTGGCTTTCAAAATATCAAGAAAAGAACTTATCTACAATTCAATCCATTGTCAATGATTTGTATTCGGATTTAAAAATTGAGGAGATTGCGGAAAAACATACTATTTCAAGGCAATATGTAAATAAACTATGTACAAAATTTTTAGGTAAGTCAGCCTCTGAATTTAGAAAAATTCAACGGTTTAGAAATTCTGTTAGTTTAAATAAAAGTGTGAAAAATTTAACCGAGCTTTCTTATGAAAACCTCTTCTATGATCAATCACATTTCATTAAAAATTTTAAAAATTTAACGAAAATTCAGCCTCATAAATTTTTTGAAAATGTAAATACGGAAGATAAAAATCTTTGGTTTTTTATCTGA
- a CDS encoding aminotransferase-like domain-containing protein, protein MNSPVEIPYKSFIKIDRDSESAIYMQITNQLINAIQRGFLPFGTKLPGTRTLSQILEVHRNTIVAVYDELFAQGWVESLPNKGTFIIGKNDEKPIDFNDFDKINLKNYPKSTGFSFKTSNILDNPFEHSDCEFILNDGSPDIRLTQIDQQSRIYSSTLKRKAHKMGRYNQDGSEFFKKHLSQYLNLSRGLPISNNNLLITRSTEMSIYIASEILLSEGDTVLVGALSYFSVNMIFQKTGVKIVTIPIDNEGIDVEKVREICKRQTIRMLYLTPHHHYPTTVTLSAQRRLELLNLAHEFGFIILEDDYDYDFHYDKSPILPLASADTNGMVVYIGSFGKSLAPGFRTGFIVAPENLMTEMRKYLGIIDRQGDILMEHVLGEMIAEGEINRYLKKSLKIYQERRDHFAHLIQESFGEFVRFQKPAGGLAIWMELNIKINLMQLSRNCIQNNLFIPKTLLYQNQELTAMRLGFGNLNTHEMEKSVGILSENLRKLL, encoded by the coding sequence ATGAATAGTCCGGTTGAAATTCCTTATAAAAGTTTTATTAAAATTGACAGAGATTCCGAATCTGCCATTTATATGCAGATCACTAATCAGTTAATCAATGCAATTCAGAGAGGTTTTTTACCTTTTGGAACTAAACTTCCGGGAACCAGAACGTTAAGCCAGATTTTAGAAGTTCATAGGAATACCATTGTTGCAGTATATGATGAGCTTTTTGCTCAAGGCTGGGTAGAAAGCCTGCCCAATAAAGGAACTTTCATTATCGGTAAAAATGATGAAAAACCGATTGATTTTAATGATTTCGATAAAATAAACCTCAAAAACTATCCAAAATCCACTGGATTTAGTTTTAAAACATCCAATATTTTAGACAATCCTTTTGAGCATTCAGATTGTGAATTTATTTTAAATGATGGCTCTCCTGACATCCGTTTAACCCAAATCGATCAGCAGTCCAGAATTTACAGCTCGACTTTAAAGAGAAAAGCCCATAAAATGGGACGTTATAATCAGGACGGAAGTGAGTTTTTCAAAAAACACCTTTCCCAATATCTCAATTTATCAAGAGGATTACCGATTTCCAACAATAACCTGCTTATTACCAGAAGCACAGAAATGAGTATTTATATTGCTTCCGAGATCTTGTTGTCAGAAGGAGATACCGTTTTGGTGGGAGCTTTAAGTTATTTCTCAGTGAATATGATTTTCCAGAAAACGGGTGTTAAAATTGTTACAATTCCGATTGATAATGAAGGAATTGATGTGGAAAAAGTAAGAGAAATATGCAAACGGCAAACAATAAGAATGCTGTATCTTACTCCGCACCATCATTATCCTACAACAGTTACGTTAAGCGCTCAGCGAAGATTGGAATTGCTGAATCTTGCCCATGAATTTGGATTCATTATTCTGGAAGATGATTATGATTATGACTTTCATTATGACAAAAGCCCCATTCTTCCTCTTGCCAGTGCAGATACGAATGGAATGGTTGTTTATATAGGCTCTTTCGGGAAATCTCTGGCTCCGGGTTTTCGTACCGGGTTTATTGTAGCTCCCGAAAATCTTATGACTGAAATGAGGAAATATCTGGGAATTATCGATAGACAGGGAGATATTCTGATGGAACATGTGTTGGGAGAAATGATTGCAGAAGGAGAAATCAACCGGTATTTGAAGAAGTCATTGAAAATTTACCAGGAAAGGCGGGATCATTTTGCGCACCTGATTCAGGAAAGCTTCGGGGAATTTGTACGTTTTCAGAAACCGGCGGGAGGTCTTGCAATATGGATGGAACTCAATATTAAAATTAATCTGATGCAGCTCAGCCGAAATTGTATTCAGAACAATCTTTTTATTCCTAAAACTCTTTTATATCAAAATCAGGAATTAACGGCAATGAGGCTTGGATTTGGTAATCTGAATACCCATGAAATGGAAAAAAGCGTGGGAATTCTTTCTGAAAATCTCAGGAAGTTACTATAA
- the bioB gene encoding biotin synthase BioB encodes MNKKQLRNDWTKEEIEEIYNLPLLELIYKAATIHREWHNPEEVQMSTLLSIKTGGCPEDCSYCGQAARYHTNIKVQALLPTEQVIEHAKKAKEGGSSRFCMAAAWREVRNNRDFDRVIDMVKGVNDLGMEVCCTLGMLTEEQAIRLQEAGLYAYNHNLDTSEQYYEEIISTRTFDNRINTINNVRKAGITVCSGGIIGLGETHKDRISMLLTLSTMPKHPESVPINALARVAGTPLQDNEKTNTWEMVRMIATARIIMPSSMVRLSAGRIEMTEFEQGWCFMAGANSIFTGERETLLVTPNPGVSEDMQLLQTLGLKPMKRAAEKAMDQFETWKSTC; translated from the coding sequence ATGAATAAAAAACAACTAAGAAACGACTGGACAAAGGAAGAAATAGAGGAAATTTACAATCTTCCGCTTCTTGAACTGATATATAAAGCAGCAACAATTCATCGCGAATGGCACAATCCTGAGGAAGTACAAATGTCCACTTTATTATCCATAAAAACAGGTGGATGTCCTGAAGACTGCTCGTACTGCGGACAGGCCGCCCGTTATCATACAAATATTAAAGTTCAGGCATTACTTCCGACAGAACAGGTAATTGAGCACGCAAAAAAAGCGAAAGAAGGAGGATCATCCCGTTTCTGCATGGCTGCAGCCTGGAGAGAAGTTCGCAACAACCGTGATTTTGACCGCGTGATCGATATGGTTAAAGGCGTAAATGATCTTGGAATGGAAGTTTGCTGTACTCTTGGAATGCTGACAGAAGAACAGGCAATTCGACTTCAGGAAGCCGGATTATACGCTTATAACCACAATTTGGATACCTCTGAACAATATTATGAAGAAATCATCTCTACAAGAACTTTTGATAACAGAATCAACACCATCAATAATGTAAGAAAAGCAGGAATTACAGTCTGTTCAGGAGGAATTATCGGATTGGGAGAAACTCATAAGGACAGAATTTCTATGCTCCTGACTTTATCAACAATGCCTAAGCATCCTGAGTCAGTTCCCATCAATGCATTAGCCAGAGTAGCAGGAACCCCGCTTCAGGATAACGAAAAAACAAATACCTGGGAAATGGTAAGAATGATTGCCACAGCAAGAATCATCATGCCATCATCTATGGTCCGTTTAAGTGCGGGAAGAATAGAAATGACAGAATTTGAGCAGGGATGGTGTTTTATGGCCGGAGCCAATTCCATTTTTACAGGAGAAAGAGAAACCCTATTGGTAACGCCAAACCCCGGAGTTTCGGAAGATATGCAACTGTTGCAGACATTAGGATTAAAGCCAATGAAAAGAGCAGCAGAAAAAGCAATGGATCAGTTTGAAACATGGAAATCAACTTGCTAA
- a CDS encoding DsbA family oxidoreductase: MKIEIWSDVMCPFCYIGKNNFEKALEKLPFKDEVEVEWKSFQLDPTLDSKETKNTMEYFKEKKGFPEAQAQQMIGQVMQMGKGAGIDFNFEKALITNTFSAHKLLHLAKKYNKANEMEEALFIAHFIDGKNVGDLETLISLAESLGIDKEEAQQALTSEDFDYEINQDILEARNNGVSGVPFFVLNGKYAVSGAQPVELFENALQQTYNETVSPLKNLSDKGASCDTDGCEI, from the coding sequence ATGAAAATAGAAATCTGGTCGGATGTAATGTGTCCGTTTTGTTATATAGGAAAAAACAATTTTGAAAAGGCTTTGGAAAAACTGCCGTTCAAAGACGAAGTGGAAGTAGAGTGGAAGAGTTTTCAGCTTGATCCTACTTTAGACTCGAAAGAAACCAAAAATACTATGGAATATTTCAAAGAGAAAAAAGGTTTTCCTGAAGCTCAGGCACAGCAAATGATTGGCCAGGTTATGCAAATGGGAAAAGGAGCAGGAATTGATTTTAATTTTGAAAAAGCTTTAATTACGAATACCTTTTCGGCTCACAAGCTATTGCATTTGGCAAAAAAATATAATAAAGCCAACGAAATGGAAGAAGCGCTCTTCATTGCTCATTTCATTGACGGGAAAAACGTGGGAGATCTTGAAACCTTAATTTCTTTAGCCGAATCTTTAGGTATTGACAAAGAAGAAGCACAACAGGCTTTAACCTCTGAAGACTTTGATTATGAGATCAACCAGGATATTCTGGAAGCAAGAAATAATGGCGTTTCTGGAGTTCCTTTCTTCGTCTTGAACGGTAAATATGCGGTTTCCGGAGCACAGCCTGTAGAACTTTTTGAAAATGCTCTTCAACAAACTTATAATGAAACAGTAAGTCCTCTAAAAAACCTTTCTGATAAAGGAGCTTCTTGTGATACAGACGGATGTGAAATTTAA
- a CDS encoding aminotransferase class I/II-fold pyridoxal phosphate-dependent enzyme — protein sequence MLNQFLHFQEALEKRKEHGTLRVLKPQQKGTDFYSNDYLGLARNTDFQNILLKNVLENPNLLKGSTGSRLISGNSTIIHETEEYIAKEQGYESALLFPSGYNANLALFSTLPTRHDTIIVDEMIHRSVHDACKISNAKKLKFKHNNIEDLEQVLRKQTGLCYVAIESLYSMDGDIAPINEIVEITEKYNAHLIVDEAHAFGVFGYGLVSEFQLQNKVLATVTTYGKALGSHGAAVLANDMIKSYLINFSSPFIYTTSAHDFLWNSIREGYQFLNENNGLPNKLQENIKTFRDQNLSSPSSEKSPIQAIIIPDNHQLRSLKETLSENKFLTYAVFSPTVKEGTERLRICLHSFNTEQEIIGLTKIIKDFI from the coding sequence ATGCTTAATCAATTTCTTCATTTTCAGGAAGCTTTAGAAAAAAGAAAAGAACACGGGACTTTAAGAGTTTTAAAACCTCAGCAAAAGGGAACCGATTTCTATTCTAACGACTATTTGGGATTAGCGAGAAATACAGATTTCCAAAATATCTTATTAAAAAATGTTCTAGAAAATCCTAATCTACTGAAAGGAAGTACCGGATCAAGGTTGATAAGCGGAAACAGTACGATTATACATGAAACTGAAGAATATATTGCAAAAGAGCAAGGATACGAATCCGCTTTGCTTTTCCCTTCAGGATACAACGCCAATCTTGCTTTGTTCTCAACACTTCCGACACGCCATGATACCATTATTGTCGATGAAATGATTCATCGTTCGGTACATGATGCCTGTAAAATTTCAAATGCAAAAAAACTGAAATTCAAACACAATAATATTGAAGATTTAGAGCAGGTTTTAAGAAAACAAACCGGACTTTGTTATGTTGCGATTGAAAGTTTGTATTCAATGGACGGCGATATTGCTCCCATTAATGAAATTGTTGAAATCACAGAAAAATACAATGCTCACCTGATCGTGGATGAAGCGCATGCTTTTGGAGTTTTCGGATATGGCTTGGTTAGTGAATTTCAACTTCAAAACAAAGTTTTGGCAACGGTTACTACCTACGGAAAAGCTCTTGGAAGTCACGGCGCGGCTGTTTTAGCCAATGATATGATAAAATCTTACCTCATCAATTTTTCATCTCCTTTTATTTATACAACTTCTGCCCATGACTTTCTCTGGAACAGCATTCGGGAAGGATATCAATTTTTAAATGAGAATAACGGATTACCCAATAAACTTCAGGAAAATATTAAAACTTTCCGGGATCAGAATTTAAGCAGTCCATCTTCAGAAAAAAGTCCAATTCAGGCGATCATCATTCCTGATAATCATCAATTGAGAAGTTTAAAGGAAACCTTATCTGAAAATAAATTTTTAACATACGCTGTTTTTAGTCCGACGGTAAAAGAAGGAACAGAGCGATTGAGAATTTGCCTGCATAGCTTTAATACAGAACAGGAAATTATCGGATTGACAAAGATCATTAAAGACTTCATTTAA
- the bioD gene encoding dethiobiotin synthase, translated as MNLEIETKNNGPKRLFVTGIGTEIGKTVCSAVLTKYFNADYWKPVQSGDLYFSDSQKIKEWVGEHTVCHSEAYRFQLAASPHQSAKEEGITIDLNEFKLPHTPNNFIVEGAGGLMVPLNDNEFIIDLIEKLNIPAALVVRNYLGCINHTLLSILTLAQRKIKLDYLILNGDFPQDTNRIICKNLPKETKIIRIPNIEKITKESIKNTVQQLEKIDS; from the coding sequence ATGAATTTAGAAATTGAGACTAAAAACAATGGTCCAAAACGGCTTTTTGTTACCGGAATTGGAACCGAGATAGGAAAAACCGTTTGTTCAGCAGTTTTAACGAAATACTTCAATGCAGATTACTGGAAACCGGTACAGTCGGGAGATCTATACTTTTCTGACAGCCAAAAAATTAAAGAATGGGTAGGAGAGCATACCGTTTGCCATTCTGAAGCCTACCGTTTTCAGCTTGCCGCTTCACCTCATCAATCCGCAAAAGAAGAAGGAATCACCATTGATTTAAATGAATTTAAACTTCCTCATACCCCAAACAACTTCATCGTAGAAGGAGCGGGAGGATTGATGGTTCCTTTAAACGATAATGAATTTATCATTGATTTAATTGAAAAATTAAACATTCCTGCTGCATTAGTGGTAAGAAACTACTTAGGCTGCATCAATCATACTTTATTATCAATTTTAACTTTAGCCCAAAGGAAAATAAAGCTAGATTATTTAATCCTTAACGGAGATTTCCCGCAAGATACAAACAGAATTATCTGTAAAAACCTCCCAAAAGAAACAAAAATTATACGGATTCCCAACATAGAAAAAATAACAAAAGAAAGTATAAAAAACACGGTACAACAATTAGAAAAAATAGACTCATGA
- a CDS encoding MFS transporter yields the protein MNSTSGISRTVIWLMSVISGLVVANNYYNQPLLALISEDLQIPEAAASKISVLTQLGYAAGLLLIVPLGDKLFRKKLILIDLVLVFASLLWMTFAQELWMLYVASLLIGATSVIPQLFVPIAAELSSDKEKSSNIGIVMSGLLLGILLSRFVGGIVGEMWGWRAMFGIAAGIMVLVWVAVYKMLPDLQPNFKGTYSELMKSVFHLAKTQPVLRLASFRGAMAFGSMCALFTTLVFHMEKPPFNAGSSVVGSFGLAGAVGALAAAKVGKLQNFLDLNRIIFYSLLVVLGSWAFTYFAGETYWGLIVGVILVDLGVQSSHIMNQTNYFLIKSNAVNRLNTVYMVSYFIGGSLGTWTASVAWQYAQWDGVCLVGAAMGALALIVHIIFSRKLRLN from the coding sequence ATGAATTCTACCAGCGGTATATCTCGTACTGTTATTTGGTTGATGTCCGTAATTTCCGGACTTGTAGTGGCAAATAATTATTATAACCAGCCTTTGCTGGCTCTTATTTCTGAAGATTTACAGATTCCGGAAGCTGCTGCGAGTAAAATTTCGGTTCTTACACAATTGGGATATGCAGCAGGATTATTGCTCATTGTTCCTTTGGGAGACAAACTTTTCCGTAAAAAATTAATTTTAATCGATCTGGTTTTGGTTTTTGCTTCATTGCTATGGATGACTTTTGCTCAGGAATTATGGATGCTGTATGTAGCCAGTTTACTGATCGGAGCTACTTCGGTGATTCCTCAATTATTCGTTCCTATTGCCGCAGAATTATCTTCTGATAAAGAAAAGTCCTCCAATATCGGTATAGTCATGTCAGGATTATTACTGGGGATCCTTTTATCCAGATTTGTAGGTGGAATTGTAGGAGAGATGTGGGGTTGGAGAGCCATGTTCGGAATTGCAGCCGGAATTATGGTTTTGGTATGGGTTGCAGTGTATAAAATGCTGCCTGATCTACAGCCTAATTTTAAAGGAACATACAGCGAATTGATGAAATCCGTATTCCATCTGGCAAAAACGCAGCCTGTTCTAAGACTGGCTTCTTTCCGTGGCGCCATGGCTTTCGGATCGATGTGTGCATTGTTTACAACCCTGGTTTTCCACATGGAAAAACCTCCTTTCAATGCAGGATCATCAGTGGTCGGAAGTTTCGGTTTGGCCGGGGCAGTCGGAGCTTTAGCCGCAGCAAAAGTGGGAAAACTTCAAAATTTTTTAGATCTAAACAGAATAATCTTTTATTCATTATTAGTGGTTTTAGGAAGTTGGGCATTTACTTACTTTGCAGGAGAAACTTACTGGGGATTAATTGTCGGGGTAATTTTAGTTGATTTAGGCGTTCAATCCAGCCATATTATGAATCAGACCAATTATTTTTTAATCAAATCCAATGCAGTTAACAGATTGAATACAGTTTATATGGTTTCTTATTTTATTGGTGGCTCTTTAGGAACATGGACAGCTTCGGTAGCATGGCAATATGCGCAATGGGATGGAGTTTGTCTGGTAGGTGCAGCCATGGGAGCATTAGCGTTAATAGTTCATATCATCTTTAGCAGAAAATTACGTTTAAACTAA
- a CDS encoding S41 family peptidase has protein sequence MKRIGLLSSILLCSLLFAQNDKTKILTEILDKIKENYIDEKVFKSLDSLFQSEIKSGQLSSSLNEKDFAENLTQKLRAATKDKHFFVKYLANYSPQKNINEKEQEKQNNFSNSLENFGFEKVERLKGNIGYINYKGFAELKSSKKALEAAMNFVENTNSLIIDLRENGGADNAMLVEFCSYFFDKNINLYTTYFRNSGKTVKNRIQSNVAGKKYLNKNIYILTSPKTFSAGEALAYFLQERKLAKVIGEKTGGAANPVDPYYIQNKYLLLVPDGKITSTYSGKNWEHIGIIPDKIVSQENALKTAYLLALQEIINHKAKTELSENDIRNLIIKLNQ, from the coding sequence ATGAAAAGAATAGGCTTATTAAGTTCGATCTTATTGTGTTCATTACTATTTGCACAAAATGATAAAACAAAAATACTCACTGAAATTTTGGACAAAATCAAAGAGAATTATATTGACGAAAAGGTTTTTAAAAGTCTAGATTCATTATTTCAAAGCGAAATTAAATCCGGACAATTATCTTCTTCATTAAATGAAAAAGATTTTGCTGAAAACCTGACTCAAAAATTAAGAGCGGCAACAAAAGACAAACACTTCTTCGTTAAATATTTGGCCAATTACTCTCCTCAAAAGAATATCAATGAAAAAGAACAGGAAAAGCAGAATAATTTCAGTAACAGCCTTGAGAATTTTGGATTTGAAAAAGTAGAAAGACTGAAAGGTAACATAGGATACATTAATTATAAAGGATTTGCCGAACTGAAATCCAGTAAAAAAGCTTTGGAAGCGGCCATGAATTTTGTTGAAAATACCAATTCTTTAATTATAGACCTAAGGGAAAACGGAGGCGCGGATAATGCGATGCTTGTTGAGTTTTGCAGTTATTTTTTTGATAAAAACATAAATTTGTATACCACTTATTTCCGGAATTCAGGAAAAACAGTAAAAAACAGAATACAATCAAACGTTGCAGGTAAAAAATATCTCAACAAAAACATTTATATTCTTACAAGCCCAAAAACATTTTCTGCCGGAGAGGCTTTGGCTTATTTTTTACAGGAAAGAAAATTAGCAAAAGTAATTGGTGAAAAAACCGGAGGAGCCGCTAATCCTGTCGATCCTTATTATATTCAGAACAAGTATCTTTTATTGGTTCCGGACGGAAAAATAACATCTACTTATTCGGGGAAAAACTGGGAACATATCGGAATCATTCCGGACAAAATTGTAAGTCAGGAAAATGCCTTGAAAACAGCTTATTTATTAGCTTTGCAGGAAATTATAAATCATAAAGCAAAAACTGAACTTTCAGAAAACGATATCAGAAATCTTATTATTAAATTAAACCAATAA
- a CDS encoding 5'-methylthioadenosine/S-adenosylhomocysteine nucleosidase family protein, with product MITINKEHQFALEDILFVFALDSEAGKVFNDKNKLITGIGKVNAAMELTKEIHRRKPKLIVNLGSAGSKNFHKGEVICCTKFIQRDMDVRGLGFKLYETPLSGIPPVLEYGLRKHDLPEGICGSGDSFEMNHSETDYNIVDMEAYPLALIAMKENIPFLCLKYISDDAGSDAADDWTVQVHLASEAFNKILFS from the coding sequence ATGATAACAATAAATAAAGAACATCAATTTGCTCTTGAAGATATTCTTTTCGTTTTTGCCTTAGATTCTGAAGCGGGAAAGGTTTTTAACGATAAAAATAAATTAATTACAGGCATTGGTAAAGTAAATGCTGCTATGGAGCTTACAAAAGAAATCCACAGGAGAAAACCGAAACTAATCGTAAACTTAGGTTCTGCAGGAAGCAAAAATTTTCACAAGGGAGAGGTTATTTGCTGCACAAAATTCATTCAGCGTGATATGGATGTAAGAGGTCTTGGATTTAAATTGTATGAAACTCCACTTTCCGGAATACCTCCCGTTTTGGAATATGGACTCAGAAAACATGACCTTCCCGAAGGGATTTGCGGAAGTGGCGACAGCTTTGAAATGAACCATTCTGAAACCGATTATAATATTGTAGATATGGAAGCTTATCCGTTAGCATTAATTGCCATGAAAGAGAATATTCCGTTTCTGTGCTTAAAGTATATTTCTGACGACGCAGGAAGCGATGCAGCTGATGACTGGACGGTACAGGTTCATTTAGCTTCTGAAGCGTTTAACAAAATTCTATTTTCGTAA
- the bioA gene encoding adenosylmethionine--8-amino-7-oxononanoate transaminase, which yields MNLQQRDKLVNWHPYTQMKTAEDAIPIVKGKGAYLFDDKGKQYIDAVSSWWVTLHGHAHPYIAQKVSEQLQTLEQVIFAGFTHQPAIQLSENLLKLLPDNQEKVFYSDNGSTAVEVALKMCIQFAHNQGKKKTKILAFKDAYHGDTFGAMSVSGRSVWTKPFGDMLFDVAFIDTPTSENLRGLQSQISHIADEIACFIYEPLVQGAAGMLTHNPEDLSELMKFCKKQNILLIQDEVFTGFGRTGKLFAADYLTEKPDIMCFSKGLTGGTMPMGITTSSNEIFNAFLSEDKYKTLFHGHSFTANPLACTAALASMELLLNKETQDNIRLITDKHKEFSQILNQHPKVENVRQTGTILAWDIKTEQGTSYFNTIGKFFYKEFLNKGIILRPLGNIMYLVPPYCITTEDLEYIYQTILQVLQMKPN from the coding sequence ATGAATCTGCAACAACGTGATAAGCTTGTCAACTGGCATCCTTATACACAAATGAAGACAGCTGAAGATGCCATTCCCATTGTAAAGGGGAAAGGAGCTTATCTTTTTGACGATAAAGGAAAACAGTATATTGATGCGGTATCTTCGTGGTGGGTCACCTTACATGGTCATGCTCATCCTTACATTGCTCAAAAAGTTTCTGAACAACTACAAACATTAGAACAGGTTATTTTTGCAGGTTTTACCCATCAGCCGGCCATTCAGCTTTCGGAAAATTTATTGAAACTCTTACCAGATAATCAGGAAAAAGTGTTTTACTCCGACAACGGTTCAACCGCAGTGGAAGTCGCTTTGAAAATGTGTATTCAATTTGCTCACAACCAAGGAAAGAAAAAAACAAAAATTCTTGCTTTTAAAGATGCATATCATGGAGATACCTTCGGAGCCATGTCTGTAAGCGGAAGAAGTGTATGGACAAAGCCTTTTGGGGATATGTTGTTTGATGTTGCCTTCATTGATACGCCAACTTCCGAGAACTTACGGGGTCTACAATCTCAAATCTCACATATCGCTGACGAAATTGCCTGTTTCATTTATGAACCATTAGTTCAGGGAGCGGCAGGAATGCTGACGCATAATCCGGAAGACTTATCCGAATTAATGAAATTCTGTAAAAAACAAAATATTTTACTGATCCAGGACGAGGTTTTCACAGGCTTTGGAAGAACAGGAAAACTATTCGCAGCCGATTATCTTACGGAAAAACCTGATATTATGTGCTTCTCAAAGGGATTAACCGGCGGAACCATGCCCATGGGAATTACCACATCCTCCAATGAAATTTTCAATGCTTTTTTGTCGGAAGATAAGTACAAAACCTTATTTCACGGACATTCTTTCACAGCAAATCCATTAGCATGTACAGCAGCTTTGGCAAGCATGGAGCTTTTACTGAATAAAGAAACACAGGACAATATCCGTTTAATTACTGATAAGCATAAAGAATTTTCTCAAATTCTAAACCAACACCCGAAAGTTGAAAATGTCCGTCAGACAGGAACTATTTTAGCATGGGATATTAAGACAGAACAAGGAACTTCATATTTCAATACGATCGGAAAATTCTTTTATAAGGAATTTTTAAACAAGGGAATTATTTTACGCCCATTAGGAAATATAATGTATCTCGTACCTCCTTATTGCATTACCACTGAAGATCTGGAATATATTTACCAGACTATCTTACAGGTCTTGCAGATGAAACCGAATTAA